From Dehalococcoidia bacterium, one genomic window encodes:
- a CDS encoding ABC transporter permease — MLRFLLGRFFSSILSIIGATFAVFTLTNFHNDPRLLFVPDSGNGITQEQWDKLGERLGMNKPFHERYLDWIGRTARGDLGISLARQMAVTDIVLAKIPATLELALGGWIFAIFLGIPTGVVAAVFRGSFWDYVARGAALIGQAAPPFVTGLVLIYIFNQWLTINGDPLLPAGGRKPEFDYKDYILPCIALGWGAAAALMRLTRSSMLEILDSEYIRLARAKGVKFRTVIFKHALRNALIAPVTSALLIFSGWLNGALVVEIVFSWPGIGYDALYRAVNDNDFPLLLGTVFVFILIYLIFATIADIAYTIIDPRVRLN, encoded by the coding sequence ATGCTTCGATTTTTACTTGGTAGATTTTTCTCCTCTATCCTTTCAATTATAGGTGCAACTTTTGCTGTATTTACCTTAACTAATTTTCATAATGATCCAAGATTATTATTTGTACCTGATAGTGGAAATGGAATTACACAAGAACAATGGGACAAACTTGGTGAACGTCTTGGAATGAATAAGCCATTTCATGAAAGATATTTAGATTGGATTGGTAGAACTGCACGAGGAGATCTTGGTATTTCATTAGCTAGGCAAATGGCTGTAACTGATATCGTTCTTGCTAAAATTCCTGCCACTCTAGAACTTGCGTTAGGAGGTTGGATTTTTGCTATTTTCCTGGGTATTCCCACCGGTGTGGTGGCAGCTGTTTTTAGAGGAAGTTTTTGGGACTATGTTGCAAGAGGGGCTGCACTGATAGGTCAAGCGGCGCCTCCATTTGTTACAGGTTTGGTTTTAATTTATATTTTTAATCAATGGCTAACGATTAATGGAGATCCTCTTCTTCCAGCAGGAGGAAGGAAGCCTGAGTTTGATTATAAAGATTATATACTTCCGTGTATTGCATTAGGATGGGGTGCGGCAGCGGCCTTGATGAGGCTTACGCGATCTTCAATGCTTGAAATATTAGATTCTGAATACATTAGACTAGCAAGAGCCAAAGGTGTAAAATTTAGGACTGTGATATTTAAGCATGCTCTAAGAAATGCTTTGATTGCTCCAGTAACAAGTGCACTTCTAATCTTTTCTGGCTGGTTAAATGGGGCCCTAGTAGTAGAAATTGTTTTTTCATGGCCAGGAATAGGTTACGATGCTTTATATAGAGCTGTAAATGATAATGACTTTCCTCTTCTGCTTGGTACGGTATTTGTATTTATACTAATTTATTTGATATTCGCTACGATAGC